From Falco cherrug isolate bFalChe1 chromosome 4, bFalChe1.pri, whole genome shotgun sequence, one genomic window encodes:
- the TINCR gene encoding TINCR ubiquitin domain containing encodes MDTLRRSLSRWKRYHIKVHLADEDLMMPLTVKPRDTVMDLRAHLVREGVTSWKKTFYYNSRQLEEHETLKEANIQNGSVLLLVSNKR; translated from the exons ATGGACACACTGCGAAGGAGCCTCTCTCGCTGGAAGAGGTACCACATTAAGGTGCACCTGGCTGATGAGGACCTGATGATGCCCTTGACAGTCAAGCCCAGAGACACAGTGATGGACCTACGGGCTCACTTAGTACGGGAGGGTGTCACTTCCTGGAAGAAGACATTTTATTACAACTCCAGGCAGCTCGAGGAGCACGAGACTCTCAAAGAAGCCAATATCCAGAATGGCTCTGTCCTGCTTCTTGTCAGCAACAAAAG GTAA
- the TPM4 gene encoding tropomyosin alpha-4 chain isoform X3, translating to MKQGSCWGCWMFLMSSVELLLIFLPEPVLAVPDREKVTPSYSGSNLQCSSDCDFSCVTDPTYPLAKMEAIKKKMQMLKLDKENAIDRAEQAETDKKAAEDKCKQVEDELVALQKKLKGTEDELDKYSEALKDAQEKLEQAEKKATDAEGEVAALNRRIQLVEEELDRAQERLATALQKLEEAEKAADESERGMKVIENRAMKDEEKMEIQEMQLKEAKHIAEEADRKYEEVARKLVILEGELERAEERAEVSEVKCSDLEEELKNVTNNLKSLEAQSEKYSEKEDKYEEEIKILSDKLKEAETRAEFAERTVAKLEKSIDDLEEKLAQAKEENLGLHQTLDQTLNELNCI from the exons ATGAAACAAGGCTCATGCTGGGGCTGTTGGATGTTCTTGATGTCCTCAGTGGAACTGCTCCTGATATTCCTCCCAGAGCCTGTTCTTGCCGTGCCTGACAGAGAGAAGGTGACTCCTTCATACAGCGGAAGTAATTTACAGTGCTCATCAGACTGCGACTTCAG TTGTGTGACAGATCCAACCTATCCTTTAGCAAAAATGGAAGCTATCAAGAAAAAGATGCAGATGTTGAAGTTAGACAAAGAGAATGCCATtgacagagcagagcaggctgaAACAGATAAGAAGGCAGCTGAGGACAAATGTAAACAG gtAGAGGATGAGCTGGTAGCTCTGCAGAAGAAGTTGAAAGGAACTGAAGATGAGCTGGATAAGTACTCGGAGGCTCTCAAAGATGCCCAGGAAAAACTGGAGCAGGCTGAAAAGAAGGCCACTGAT GCTGAAGGTGAGGTGGCAGCTCTGAACAGACGTATCCAGCTAGTGGAAGAGGAGTTGGATCGTGCCCAAGAACGGCTGGCCACTGCCTTGCAGAAACTGGAGGAGGCTGAGAAAGCAGCGGATGAGAGTGAGAG aggaatgaaggtTATTGAGAACAGAGCAAtgaaagatgaagagaaaatggaaattcaggAAATGCAACTGAAGGAGGCCAAGCATATTGCTGAAGAAGCTGACCGCAAATACGAAGAG GTTGCTCGTAAACTGGTTATTTTGGAGGGTGAACTGGAAAGAGCTGAAGAGCGTGCAGAAGTGTCTGAAGT tAAATGCAGCGACCTTGAAGAGGAGTTAAAGAATGTCACTAACAACCTGAAGTCTTTGGAAGCTCAGTCTGAAAAG tactcagaaaaagaagataaatacgaagaagaaattaagattCTCTCTGACAAGCTTAAAGAG gCTGAAACCCGTGCTGAATTTGCGGAGAGAACAGTTGCCAAACTGGAAAAGTCTATTGATGACCTGGAAG AAAAGCTCGCCCAAGCCAAAGAGGAGAACCTGGGTTTGCACCAGACACTGGACCAGACGCTGAACGAGCTGAACTGTATATGA
- the TPM4 gene encoding tropomyosin alpha-4 chain isoform X2, producing MAAPSSLEAVKRKIQCLQQQADEAEDRAQVLQRELDLERDLREKAEGEVAALNRRIQLVEEELDRAQERLATALQKLEEAEKAADESERGMKVIENRAMKDEEKMEIQEMQLKEAKHIAEEADRKYEEVARKLVILEGELERAEERAEVSEVKCSDLEEELKNVTNNLKSLEAQSEKYSEKEDKYEEEIKILSDKLKEAETRAEFAERTVAKLEKSIDDLEDELYAQKLKYKAISEELDHALNDMTSL from the exons ATGGCCGCGCCGAGCTCCCTGGAAGCGGTGAAGAGGAAGATCCAGTGCCTGCAGCAACAGGCGGATGAGGCGGAGGATCGCGCCCAGGTCCTCCAGCGGGAGCTGGACCTGGAACGGGACCTGCGGGAGAAA GCTGAAGGTGAGGTGGCAGCTCTGAACAGACGTATCCAGCTAGTGGAAGAGGAGTTGGATCGTGCCCAAGAACGGCTGGCCACTGCCTTGCAGAAACTGGAGGAGGCTGAGAAAGCAGCGGATGAGAGTGAGAG aggaatgaaggtTATTGAGAACAGAGCAAtgaaagatgaagagaaaatggaaattcaggAAATGCAACTGAAGGAGGCCAAGCATATTGCTGAAGAAGCTGACCGCAAATACGAAGAG GTTGCTCGTAAACTGGTTATTTTGGAGGGTGAACTGGAAAGAGCTGAAGAGCGTGCAGAAGTGTCTGAAGT tAAATGCAGCGACCTTGAAGAGGAGTTAAAGAATGTCACTAACAACCTGAAGTCTTTGGAAGCTCAGTCTGAAAAG tactcagaaaaagaagataaatacgaagaagaaattaagattCTCTCTGACAAGCTTAAAGAG gCTGAAACCCGTGCTGAATTTGCGGAGAGAACAGTTGCCAAACTGGAAAAGTCTATTGATGACCTGGAAG ACGAGTTGTACGCTCAGAAGCTGAAGTACAAAGCAATCAGTGAGGAGCTTGACCATGCTCTCAATGACATGACCTCCTTGTGA
- the TPM4 gene encoding tropomyosin alpha-4 chain isoform X1: MAAPSSLEAVKRKIQCLQQQADEAEDRAQVLQRELDLERDLREKAEGEVAALNRRIQLVEEELDRAQERLATALQKLEEAEKAADESERGMKVIENRAMKDEEKMEIQEMQLKEAKHIAEEADRKYEEVARKLVILEGELERAEERAEVSEVKCSDLEEELKNVTNNLKSLEAQSEKYSEKEDKYEEEIKILSDKLKEAETRAEFAERTVAKLEKSIDDLEEKLAQAKEENLGLHQTLDQTLNELNCI; the protein is encoded by the exons ATGGCCGCGCCGAGCTCCCTGGAAGCGGTGAAGAGGAAGATCCAGTGCCTGCAGCAACAGGCGGATGAGGCGGAGGATCGCGCCCAGGTCCTCCAGCGGGAGCTGGACCTGGAACGGGACCTGCGGGAGAAA GCTGAAGGTGAGGTGGCAGCTCTGAACAGACGTATCCAGCTAGTGGAAGAGGAGTTGGATCGTGCCCAAGAACGGCTGGCCACTGCCTTGCAGAAACTGGAGGAGGCTGAGAAAGCAGCGGATGAGAGTGAGAG aggaatgaaggtTATTGAGAACAGAGCAAtgaaagatgaagagaaaatggaaattcaggAAATGCAACTGAAGGAGGCCAAGCATATTGCTGAAGAAGCTGACCGCAAATACGAAGAG GTTGCTCGTAAACTGGTTATTTTGGAGGGTGAACTGGAAAGAGCTGAAGAGCGTGCAGAAGTGTCTGAAGT tAAATGCAGCGACCTTGAAGAGGAGTTAAAGAATGTCACTAACAACCTGAAGTCTTTGGAAGCTCAGTCTGAAAAG tactcagaaaaagaagataaatacgaagaagaaattaagattCTCTCTGACAAGCTTAAAGAG gCTGAAACCCGTGCTGAATTTGCGGAGAGAACAGTTGCCAAACTGGAAAAGTCTATTGATGACCTGGAAG AAAAGCTCGCCCAAGCCAAAGAGGAGAACCTGGGTTTGCACCAGACACTGGACCAGACGCTGAACGAGCTGAACTGTATATGA